In the Deinococcus roseus genome, GGAAGTTCAAAATCCATGTACAGCCAGTTGCGCTTGAACCACTCATCCAGCAGGGCAAAGAGGATGCCTCCGGCCAGACCCGCATCTTTGATTTCTTTGAACAGCTCCACATCTATGCGGGCCTGTTCGGCCTCGCTGTGGCCTCCGTGGGTGAAACCCTGATTCTGGAAGTGGGCCACACTGCGGCTGCTGGGCACCCCGATTTCGGAAATCAGGATGGGCATGTCTCCATAGTGTTTTTTCAGGTCTTCCAGGTAGCCCTGGTAGTTGGACACCGGGTGCTGGCTGTATCCACCGTCCAGGTTCATGAAATCCGGGTAGTAAGGGTAAGCGTGGTAGGAGGCGAACTGACCTGCTTTGAAGGCACTGGTGGAGTGGATCTTTTTGGCATCCAGACCCACCTCATCGTTGTTGAACTCGTTGACCAGGGATTTCTCGAATTGCTCTCCGAGTTTTTTGCGGATGGCATTTTCCTCATCGCGGGTGGTTTCGGTGATGTGGGTGAGGGGATCCAGGGTGGGCCAGTTGGTGAAGGCCATGGGGGTTTGCTGGTTGTAGGTGTCCACCTGATAAGCAATGATGCGGTCCATGATGCGGGTCAGCCAGGCTTCCATGGGCTGCACGTTCTCTGCGGTCAGGAAACGACCCTGATAAGCGGTGAAGTTGGGGGCCATGTCGTGAAAGGCAATCACCGAGTAAGGTTCCCACTCGCGACCAATGATGATCCCCAGCAGGTAGGGGCTGACATCTCTGGTGTAAAGCCCAGAAGCGTGTCCCGGAACAGGCTGTATGGCAGCACGTCCGTGAATCACATTGATCACGTGGGTGGCTTCTCTGTAAAACTGCTCCTCGAAGGCCCCCTGGAAGTTGTCGTCTTCGGGGAGCTCGGTCCAGACCCCGTGAATCAAATAAATGGGGTCCTGCTTGTGGCTCTGGTTGTGTTCATAGAGGGCTTCATAAAAGCTGGGCGGCAGGATGGTGTAGGCCCGCACCACGTTGCCGTGCATCTCCCCCACCATCTTCAGCCACTGCTGATAATAAGGTTTGTCCGGGAATTCCGAGGGGAATTTTCCAGGCAGTGCCACCCCGAAATTCACCCCTTTGACTTCTATGAATTGACCAGCAGCCGTCTGAAACCCTCTGGCACTGAGGGTGTAGGGCATCACCAGTTTGGCAGGCTTTTTGTAGGCAGGAAGGTCCTTCTCTGAGATGGCGGCAGGGTACTTCTTGTATTCCTCTGCAATGTCTTTGCGCTCCGGGTGTGCCTTGAGGGTGCTTTGCAACAACAATCTGGCCTCTTCGGTTTTTCCAGTGCGGGCCAGAATGAGCGCTTTCACATACGCAGCATCAGGGTCTTTGAGGTCCACACCTTGCAAGGCATTCAGGGCCTCGGTGTATTTTTTGAGCTGGTAATAGGCAAAAGCCAGCAAAATGCGAACATCCTGATCTTTGGGGGTGGTTTTCAGTTGCTGCTGCAGCAAATCCACAGCTTTCTGAAATTCCTGGTTGCGGTAGGCTTTCTGGGCATCCTGATAGGGTGTGGCGTGAGACATGGAAACCACCAGCACAAACAAGAGGGCAATGGAGCGGTAAAACTTCATGCTTTTACTTTAGCGTGTCTGGAACCAGAAAAATGAAGCTTTTGCTGAAAAGCAGTCAGTTTTCAGCAGTCAGCCGTCAGCAAACAGAGCATCTCTTACACTCCTGCTGTTGCACAGGACCCATCAAGCACAAAACGCCCTCCTCCAACGCACAGGTTTGCAAGGGAGGTTTTTGCTGACAGCTGACTGCTGAAAGCTCCAAAAAAGTGCACAGCACTCCCCTCACAAAGCTTGAGTGTGTTATTGTGAAGTACAGGTATGGATTACTACCAAATCCTTGGTGTGGAAAAAGACGCCTCACAAGAAGAAATCAAGCGCGCCTACCGTGCTCTGGCCCTCAAGTACCACCCGGACCGGAACAAGGAGGAGGGCGCACAGGAAAAATTCGCCCAGATCAACAACGCCTACGCCACCCTGTCTGACCCTGACAAGCGGGCACACTACGACCGTTACGGCAGCGAACCCCAGACCGGGGGCATGCCCGGAGGCGGTGCAGGCGGTTTCAGTGTAGAAGACCTGTTTTCCCAGTTCTTTGGAGATGCCTTCTTCGGGGGGCAGGGGAACCGCAGGGGCAACGCCAAACCCAGAGGTGAAGACCTGCAGG is a window encoding:
- a CDS encoding tetratricopeptide repeat protein; amino-acid sequence: MKFYRSIALLFVLVVSMSHATPYQDAQKAYRNQEFQKAVDLLQQQLKTTPKDQDVRILLAFAYYQLKKYTEALNALQGVDLKDPDAAYVKALILARTGKTEEARLLLQSTLKAHPERKDIAEEYKKYPAAISEKDLPAYKKPAKLVMPYTLSARGFQTAAGQFIEVKGVNFGVALPGKFPSEFPDKPYYQQWLKMVGEMHGNVVRAYTILPPSFYEALYEHNQSHKQDPIYLIHGVWTELPEDDNFQGAFEEQFYREATHVINVIHGRAAIQPVPGHASGLYTRDVSPYLLGIIIGREWEPYSVIAFHDMAPNFTAYQGRFLTAENVQPMEAWLTRIMDRIIAYQVDTYNQQTPMAFTNWPTLDPLTHITETTRDEENAIRKKLGEQFEKSLVNEFNNDEVGLDAKKIHSTSAFKAGQFASYHAYPYYPDFMNLDGGYSQHPVSNYQGYLEDLKKHYGDMPILISEIGVPSSRSVAHFQNQGFTHGGHSEAEQARIDVELFKEIKDAGLAGGILFALLDEWFKRNWLYMDFELPAEHNPRWLNVMDAEQNYGVVAAEDAREVPLCSPAPSTAITLDGQKGLKARVTSAYLHFWLPTTGDTSFELNTHPAEGYEYQVLIKPKDITEVRVNAAYAPFLDVQDGSYRTLVFNRTAKPKPGAEYVPIVSQPNRLRFSRDEKLYPRKLDFPGILKPGNESTGRDATRDYCVAEKYTHVRLPWTLINFTDPSSRYVLDLTTDQGYVQVPGIKVSWDGKVYDLTWDTWEQPPFKLRIKPVFNSLQDFWKPASK